Proteins co-encoded in one Alphaproteobacteria bacterium genomic window:
- the infC gene encoding translation initiation factor IF-3, whose protein sequence is MTPSRDGPAINEQIRAAEVRLIDENGENIGVVSIAQALGRAEQAGLDLVEIAPGAIPPVVKILDFGKFKYEEQKKKNEARKKQKVIEIKEIKMRPSIDDHDYQIKMRAVVKFLEEGDKVKVTLRFRGRELVHQEIGMRVLERVRGDLSELGKVEQFPKMEGRQMTMVIAPK, encoded by the coding sequence ATGACGCCGTCCCGGGACGGACCGGCGATCAACGAGCAAATCCGTGCAGCTGAGGTGCGGCTGATCGACGAAAATGGCGAAAATATCGGGGTTGTTTCGATCGCCCAGGCACTCGGGCGAGCCGAGCAAGCAGGCCTCGATCTTGTCGAGATAGCACCGGGGGCGATACCTCCGGTCGTCAAGATCCTCGATTTCGGCAAGTTCAAGTACGAGGAGCAAAAGAAGAAGAACGAGGCGCGCAAAAAGCAGAAGGTCATCGAGATCAAGGAGATCAAGATGCGCCCCTCGATCGATGATCACGACTATCAGATCAAGATGCGGGCGGTCGTGAAGTTTCTTGAAGAGGGCGACAAGGTCAAAGTCACCCTTCGCTTCCGGGGCCGGGAACTCGTTCACCAGGAGATCGGCATGCGCGTGCTCGAACGCGTGCGCGGCGATCTGAGCGAGCTTGGCAAAGTGGAGCAGTTCCCCAAGATGGAAGGCCGGCAGATGACGATGGTGATCGCGCCCAAATAG
- a CDS encoding GYD domain-containing protein, producing MGGKFGVQVKSSQLAMGAFDLIIQAEAADDADIAKYVLSLASRGNVRTTTIKVFPEADFDKILAAVA from the coding sequence ATTGGCGGGAAATTCGGCGTCCAGGTCAAAAGCTCTCAACTGGCCATGGGTGCGTTCGACTTGATCATCCAGGCCGAAGCCGCGGACGACGCCGACATTGCCAAGTACGTTCTATCGCTGGCATCGAGGGGGAACGTGCGCACCACGACGATCAAGGTATTCCCCGAGGCGGACTTCGACAAAATCTTGGCTGCTGTAGCCTGA
- a CDS encoding glycosyltransferase family 9 protein — translation MTSGRQRILVIKLGALGDFVQAMGPMAAIRRHHGDAHIVLLTTAPFAQLGQSSGYFDDVWLDDRPPILAIRAWLRFRRRLREVLFERVYDLQTSDRSGWYFRLFWPGPWPEWSGIVLGCSHHHNNPERERMHTIDRQADQLRIAGIRDVGLPDVSWAKADLSRFALPGRYALLVPGASPHRPAKRWPLERYAGLAHELERAAIVPVILGTKADRPFGRAIVARAATARDLTGETNILEIITLARDAALAVGNDTGPMHLTAAAGCPSLVLFSGASDPALCAPRGARVTILRRRRLYELKLTEVLDALPRQEACS, via the coding sequence GTGACGTCCGGACGGCAGCGTATTCTTGTCATCAAGCTCGGCGCCCTCGGCGATTTCGTCCAGGCAATGGGTCCGATGGCGGCAATCCGCCGGCACCACGGAGATGCCCACATCGTCCTGTTGACGACTGCGCCGTTCGCGCAACTCGGCCAGTCCTCGGGCTATTTCGACGATGTTTGGCTCGACGATCGGCCTCCGATACTGGCGATCCGCGCTTGGCTGCGCTTTCGGCGCCGCTTGCGCGAGGTGCTGTTCGAGCGCGTCTACGATCTTCAAACATCGGACAGAAGCGGGTGGTACTTCCGTCTCTTTTGGCCCGGGCCGTGGCCAGAATGGTCGGGGATCGTGCTGGGCTGTTCGCATCATCACAACAATCCCGAACGGGAGCGAATGCACACGATCGATCGCCAGGCGGATCAGTTGCGCATCGCCGGAATCCGCGATGTGGGATTGCCCGACGTGTCGTGGGCGAAGGCGGATCTAAGCCGCTTCGCGTTGCCGGGGCGTTATGCCCTTCTTGTGCCCGGTGCCTCGCCGCATCGGCCGGCGAAGCGCTGGCCGCTTGAGCGGTATGCGGGGCTTGCCCATGAATTGGAGCGTGCCGCCATCGTTCCCGTAATCCTCGGAACCAAGGCCGACCGGCCGTTCGGCCGAGCGATCGTTGCACGCGCGGCGACGGCGCGCGATCTCACCGGCGAGACGAACATCCTCGAGATTATTACCCTTGCGCGCGATGCAGCTCTCGCGGTCGGCAACGACACCGGGCCCATGCACTTGACGGCGGCAGCCGGCTGCCCATCGCTCGTGCTTTTCTCGGGGGCATCGGACCCGGCCCTGTGCGCGCCACGCGGCGCGCGGGTGACGATCCTCCGGCGTCGGCGGCTTTACGAGCTGAAATTAACGGAGGTGCTCGACGCCCTTCCGCGCCAAGAAGCCTGTTCTTAA